The region ATCGGCAGAAACACGCGCGGATGGCCGTTCCACGTTTCGTGTTTGGAGCCGGTGCAATGCAGTGGCAAATCTTTGGGCGTGATGTGGATAACGGGATTATCGGTTGTGTGTAGCATGATG is a window of Neisseria yangbaofengii DNA encoding:
- a CDS encoding zinc-finger domain-containing protein, whose protein sequence is MLHTTDNPVIHITPKDLPLHCTGSKHETWNGHPRVFLPIQSNGDIKCPYCSIRYHLDGEIPHHHY